A window from Ferroacidibacillus organovorans encodes these proteins:
- the rplV gene encoding 50S ribosomal protein L22, which yields MEARAVAKHIRIAPRKMRLVVDLIRGKSVGEAIAILKHTPKAGSPVVEKVLKSAIANAEHNYNLDTERLVISKVFVDQGSTLKRFHPRSQGRAFSILKHTSHVTVVVTEK from the coding sequence ATGGAAGCACGCGCTGTGGCAAAACACATCCGCATTGCGCCGCGTAAGATGCGTCTGGTTGTCGACCTGATTCGCGGTAAAAGTGTGGGCGAGGCCATCGCAATTTTGAAACACACGCCAAAAGCAGGTTCGCCTGTCGTGGAAAAGGTGTTAAAATCAGCGATCGCCAACGCAGAACACAATTACAACCTGGATACAGAGCGTCTTGTCATCAGCAAGGTGTTTGTGGATCAAGGATCTACACTGAAACGATTTCACCCCCGCTCACAAGGGCGCGCCTTTAGCATTCTTAAGCATACGAGCCATGTGACGGTTGTTGTGACAGAAAAGTAA
- the rpsS gene encoding 30S ribosomal protein S19 produces MGRSLKKGPFADEHLLKKVEALNASNEKRVFKTWSRRSTIFPQFVGHTIAVHDGRKHVPVYITEDMVGHKLGEFAPTRTFKGHAGDEKSSRSR; encoded by the coding sequence ATGGGACGTTCTTTGAAGAAAGGCCCGTTTGCGGATGAGCATCTGCTGAAAAAGGTTGAAGCGTTGAATGCTTCTAATGAGAAGCGCGTATTTAAGACATGGTCACGCCGCTCAACCATTTTCCCGCAGTTTGTAGGCCACACCATCGCAGTGCATGATGGCCGCAAACATGTGCCAGTGTATATTACAGAAGACATGGTTGGTCACAAACTCGGGGAGTTTGCCCCGACACGTACGTTTAAGGGCCATGCTGGCGACGAGAAGTCGTCGCGGTCACGCTGA
- the rplB gene encoding 50S ribosomal protein L2, whose product MAIKKYKPTSPGRRFMSVSTFEEITTDQPEKSLLKPLPKRAGRNHQGKITVRHRGGGHKRQYRIIDFKRDKDGIPGRVATVEYDPNRSSRIALINYADGEKRYILAPVGLKVGDMIYSGPDVDIKVGNALPLINIPVGTVLHNVELKPGKGGQLARAAGAEAQLLGKDGDYVTLRLSSGEVRMVRKECRATVGQVGNLDHENVSIGKAGRTRWKGIRPTVRGVVMNPNDHPHGGGEGRAPIGRKSPMSPWGKPTLGKKTRKKNHNTDKYIVRRRKK is encoded by the coding sequence ATGGCGATTAAGAAGTATAAACCGACTTCCCCGGGACGCAGGTTTATGTCGGTCTCGACGTTTGAGGAGATTACGACAGACCAGCCAGAAAAGTCGCTGCTAAAGCCGCTGCCAAAGCGCGCGGGGCGTAACCACCAGGGTAAGATCACTGTGCGCCATCGTGGCGGCGGACACAAGCGGCAGTATCGGATTATTGATTTTAAACGTGACAAAGATGGCATACCAGGCCGCGTTGCCACGGTTGAATACGATCCGAATCGCTCTTCGCGAATCGCGCTGATCAACTATGCAGACGGTGAGAAGCGCTATATCCTGGCGCCGGTTGGTTTGAAGGTTGGCGATATGATCTACTCCGGTCCAGATGTTGATATCAAAGTCGGCAACGCGTTGCCGCTTATCAACATTCCTGTCGGAACGGTGCTTCACAATGTGGAGTTGAAACCGGGAAAAGGTGGACAATTGGCGCGTGCTGCAGGTGCTGAGGCGCAATTGCTCGGTAAAGATGGTGACTACGTCACGCTTCGCCTGTCTTCAGGGGAAGTTCGCATGGTCCGCAAGGAATGCCGCGCGACGGTTGGCCAAGTTGGAAACCTCGATCACGAGAACGTGTCGATCGGTAAAGCGGGTCGCACGCGCTGGAAAGGCATTCGCCCGACCGTTCGCGGTGTCGTTATGAACCCGAACGATCACCCACACGGTGGTGGTGAAGGTCGTGCTCCGATTGGTCGCAAGTCTCCGATGTCTCCGTGGGGAAAACCTACCCTTGGCAAGAAGACGCGGAAAAAGAACCACAATACGGATAAGTACATTGTGCGTCGCAGGAAGAAGTAG
- the rplW gene encoding 50S ribosomal protein L23, whose protein sequence is MKDARDIIKRPVVTENTTELMESNVYTFEVDGHANKIEIAQAVETLFKGSKVAAVNTLWVPAKRKRYGKHYGFTSKWKKAYVKFTAESELPDFLG, encoded by the coding sequence GTGAAAGATGCGCGCGATATTATCAAACGCCCGGTCGTAACGGAAAACACCACAGAACTTATGGAATCGAATGTTTACACGTTTGAAGTGGACGGACACGCAAATAAAATTGAGATTGCGCAGGCTGTTGAGACGCTGTTTAAAGGGTCGAAAGTGGCTGCTGTCAATACATTGTGGGTTCCTGCAAAACGCAAACGTTACGGAAAACATTATGGTTTCACATCGAAATGGAAGAAAGCCTATGTGAAGTTTACGGCTGAATCCGAGTTGCCCGATTTCTTGGGTTGA
- the rplD gene encoding 50S ribosomal protein L4 yields the protein MAKVPVYNLEGTVVGEIELAADVWNTEGKEHLLHPAVVAQLASRRAGTHKVKGRSEVRGGGRKPWRQKGTGRARQGSIRSPQWVGGGTVHGPVPRSYAVSLPKKVRRAAIRSALTSKVQAGTILVLDQLSLEGVKTKVMAQALQKLGVTKKALLVDAVKQQNVYLSVRNLPGVSYSGADNVNVYDVLAHQRLVITTAGVARVEEVFSK from the coding sequence ATGGCAAAAGTTCCAGTTTACAACTTGGAAGGCACAGTCGTCGGGGAGATCGAACTCGCGGCTGATGTCTGGAATACAGAAGGGAAAGAGCACTTGCTGCACCCGGCTGTCGTTGCGCAATTGGCGAGTCGCAGAGCGGGAACGCATAAAGTGAAAGGCCGCTCGGAAGTGCGCGGCGGCGGACGCAAACCTTGGCGCCAAAAAGGCACGGGTCGCGCGCGTCAAGGCAGTATACGCAGTCCGCAATGGGTGGGCGGCGGAACGGTTCATGGTCCGGTTCCACGCAGTTATGCAGTCTCACTGCCGAAGAAAGTGCGACGGGCGGCGATTCGCTCTGCGCTCACGTCTAAGGTTCAGGCGGGTACAATTCTTGTGTTGGATCAGCTTTCGCTTGAGGGTGTAAAGACCAAAGTGATGGCGCAAGCTTTGCAAAAACTCGGTGTGACAAAGAAAGCGTTGCTCGTGGATGCTGTTAAACAGCAAAATGTGTACCTTTCTGTACGCAATCTGCCGGGTGTTTCCTATTCAGGGGCAGACAATGTCAACGTGTACGATGTCTTGGCGCATCAGCGTCTCGTCATCACGACGGCTGGCGTAGCTCGTGTTGAGGAGGTGTTTTCAAAGTGA
- the rplC gene encoding 50S ribosomal protein L3, translated as MKGILGRKLGMTQVFLEDGNVVPVTVVEAGPCVVLQVKTPETDGYESVQLGFADKKRPTKPEAGHAAKANTVAKRYVRELRGPLSETYEVGQEVKADVFASGDIVDVIGVSKGKGTAGPIKRHNQSRGPMAHGSKYHRGVGSLGSINANRVFKGQTMAGRMGHERVTVQNLEVIRVDVSRNVLLIKGALPGPKNSFVTVRSAIKKR; from the coding sequence ATGAAAGGGATTCTTGGACGCAAACTTGGAATGACACAAGTGTTTCTTGAGGATGGAAACGTTGTGCCTGTGACCGTTGTTGAAGCGGGTCCGTGTGTTGTGTTGCAAGTGAAAACGCCTGAGACGGATGGGTACGAAAGTGTACAGTTGGGGTTTGCCGATAAAAAGCGCCCGACTAAACCTGAAGCGGGTCACGCTGCAAAAGCAAACACGGTTGCCAAGCGCTACGTTCGAGAGCTTCGCGGGCCGCTTAGCGAAACGTATGAAGTGGGCCAAGAAGTTAAAGCGGATGTCTTTGCGAGCGGCGATATTGTCGATGTGATCGGCGTCTCGAAAGGCAAGGGGACAGCAGGGCCGATCAAGCGCCACAACCAGTCGCGTGGTCCAATGGCGCACGGTTCTAAGTATCACCGCGGCGTCGGATCGCTGGGATCAATCAATGCAAACCGCGTTTTTAAGGGTCAAACCATGGCGGGACGCATGGGGCACGAGCGTGTGACGGTGCAAAACCTTGAAGTGATTCGCGTAGACGTATCACGCAATGTTCTTCTGATCAAAGGCGCGTTGCCTGGTCCGAAAAACTCGTTTGTAACCGTGCGATCGGCGATTAAAAAGCGCTAG
- the rpsJ gene encoding 30S ribosomal protein S10, with protein sequence MAKQKIRIRLKAYDHKLLDQSAEKIVETAKRSGAGVAGPIPLPTDKSIITILRSPHKYKDSREQFEMRTHKRLIDILSPTPQTVDALMRLDLPSGVDIEIKL encoded by the coding sequence ATGGCAAAGCAAAAAATTCGCATTCGACTCAAGGCGTACGACCACAAGCTGCTGGATCAATCCGCCGAAAAAATTGTCGAAACCGCCAAACGTTCTGGCGCAGGTGTAGCGGGGCCCATTCCGCTTCCGACCGATAAGTCTATTATCACGATTTTGCGTTCACCGCACAAATACAAAGACTCTCGGGAGCAGTTTGAGATGCGCACCCATAAACGACTCATTGATATATTGAGTCCGACGCCGCAGACGGTTGATGCGCTCATGCGTCTTGATCTGCCTTCTGGCGTGGACATTGAGATTAAACTTTGA
- the lepB gene encoding signal peptidase I: MDDQVTEETQVPAPKKGNQKKDSIWDWVKAGIVALIIAFGIHQFLFTQFRVDGQSMDYTLANGERLIVDKIPYYFGMPKRGDIIVFLAPDGQYWVKRVIGLPGDTIQIKNGQLILNGKIVKEPFIAQPMDPSMPFGPVKVPPGRLFVMGDNRNISEDSRVIGPIKISSVVGRVDLVIWPLNKFEVIGSTQEHFLPQTP, translated from the coding sequence TTGGATGACCAGGTGACGGAAGAGACACAAGTGCCTGCGCCTAAAAAAGGAAATCAAAAAAAGGATTCCATTTGGGATTGGGTTAAAGCGGGAATCGTTGCACTGATCATCGCGTTTGGCATTCACCAGTTTCTTTTCACGCAGTTCCGCGTTGACGGTCAGTCGATGGACTATACGTTGGCAAACGGTGAACGTTTAATCGTTGACAAGATCCCGTATTATTTTGGCATGCCAAAACGTGGTGACATCATCGTTTTTTTGGCACCGGATGGTCAATACTGGGTAAAGCGTGTCATTGGTTTGCCTGGTGACACGATTCAGATCAAGAATGGGCAACTGATTTTGAATGGTAAAATTGTCAAGGAGCCATTTATCGCGCAACCGATGGATCCGAGTATGCCGTTTGGACCAGTGAAGGTGCCACCTGGACGATTGTTTGTCATGGGTGACAATCGTAACATCAGCGAGGACAGCCGTGTCATTGGGCCGATAAAAATATCAAGCGTTGTCGGGCGTGTCGACTTGGTGATTTGGCCGCTCAATAAATTTGAAGTGATCGGATCGACACAGGAGCATTTTTTGCCGCAGACGCCTTGA
- the tuf gene encoding elongation factor Tu, translating into MAKSKFERNKPHVNIGTIGHVDHGKTTLTAAITTVLSKSGQAQAMAYDAIDKAPEERERGITINTAHVEYETANRHYAHVDCPGHADYVKNMITGAAQMDGGILVVSATDGPMPQTREHILLSRQVGVPHLVVFMNKCDMVEDEELLELVEMEIRDLLSEYEFPGDDTPVIRGSALKALEDPNGEWAKKIDELMAAVDSFIPTPERDTDKPFLMPVEDVFTITGRGTVATGRVERGQLKVGDEVEVVGFTEDPRKTVATGIEMFRKLLDFAQAGDNIGALLRGVDRKDIERGQVICKPGSIKPHTNFQAQVYVLKKEEGGRHTPFFNNYRPQFYFRTTDVTGIITLPEGTEMVMPGDNITVTVELISQIAIEDGTRFAIREGGRTVGAGVVVGISK; encoded by the coding sequence TTGGCAAAGTCAAAATTCGAACGGAATAAACCGCACGTAAACATTGGTACAATCGGTCACGTTGACCACGGCAAAACCACGCTCACAGCAGCGATCACGACCGTTCTCTCTAAATCCGGCCAAGCGCAAGCGATGGCGTATGACGCGATTGACAAAGCGCCGGAAGAGCGCGAGCGCGGGATCACCATCAACACTGCACACGTGGAATACGAGACGGCAAACCGTCACTATGCACACGTTGACTGCCCTGGACATGCTGACTATGTGAAAAACATGATTACGGGTGCAGCGCAAATGGACGGCGGTATTCTCGTCGTGTCTGCGACAGATGGCCCGATGCCGCAGACGCGCGAGCATATCCTGCTCTCCCGCCAAGTTGGCGTTCCGCACCTTGTCGTCTTTATGAACAAGTGCGACATGGTGGAAGATGAAGAGCTTCTCGAGTTGGTGGAAATGGAAATTCGCGATCTGCTCAGCGAGTATGAATTCCCTGGCGACGACACGCCGGTGATTCGTGGTTCGGCGCTCAAGGCGCTCGAAGATCCAAATGGTGAGTGGGCGAAGAAGATTGACGAGTTGATGGCGGCTGTTGACAGCTTTATTCCGACGCCTGAGCGCGATACCGACAAGCCTTTCTTGATGCCTGTTGAAGACGTGTTTACCATCACAGGTCGCGGCACTGTTGCGACAGGTCGCGTTGAGCGCGGTCAACTGAAAGTCGGCGATGAAGTTGAAGTGGTCGGCTTTACAGAAGATCCTCGCAAAACGGTTGCGACAGGAATTGAAATGTTCCGCAAGCTCCTTGACTTTGCGCAAGCTGGCGATAACATCGGCGCATTGCTTCGCGGTGTGGATCGCAAAGACATTGAGCGTGGCCAGGTTATCTGCAAGCCTGGTTCGATCAAGCCGCACACCAATTTTCAAGCGCAAGTATATGTTTTGAAAAAAGAAGAAGGCGGCCGTCACACCCCGTTTTTTAACAACTACCGCCCGCAGTTTTACTTCCGCACGACAGACGTAACGGGAATCATCACGCTTCCGGAAGGAACGGAGATGGTGATGCCTGGCGATAACATCACGGTTACGGTTGAGCTTATCTCTCAGATCGCAATCGAAGATGGAACGCGCTTTGCGATCCGTGAAGGCGGACGCACGGTTGGCGCGGGGGTTGTTGTCGGTATTTCGAAATAA